aaGTGCTATATAATTAAAATTTGAGACAAACTCTCACATGAATATTATGGAGGTAACTACGAGCTGTGGGTACATGGATAATTTACCATCTTGGGCataatttaaaattacGAATCTGTTGACGCGAAAGTATTTGAATCTAACGTTTGATATACTGTAGCATCCCTTTCTAAATCGGTAAGTACCTTCCTTACATGTTGCTCGAGGATAGCTGTATTATGTACGTTGAGCGCTTAGATGTATAATCTTACATTGAAAACTATGCTGTTGTTTACATCTTTTCAGGATTTCCGAAATATGTAAACCATTAGGATTATGGTTTCTAGTTTCATTTGCTAACATTGATGAAATGTATTTTGTCAACGCCAGCTCATTTGCAGGAACCTGAAAATATTATGAATAAACAAATATATTAAATACCTTTCCATCTATAATTTCCATAGCTGACGCGACAATATTTGCGGAAGTAATTGAATTTGGACTATCAGCCCTGGATGGCTGTACAATATCAAACTGTTTAAGAACAGCATCCATCTCGTTAAGTATGTTAAGCGCATCGGGATTGTGTTTTCCATCACTCTAAAAAATTTTATTTCACACCATATGGAGTCAAACCAATAATATCGCATTTATTACGTCTAAGTCATGGAGTTTTGATTCGTCAGGTGAACTCAATTCTTTAATTGAGTAAATGATAATTGTGGGAACTTGTGTACTATAAATTGGATTAAATCCCCCGTATATTTTGACCAATTGCTTGTTCTTATCCAGATTACTAAGAAATCTCTTTCTCCATTCGCTAATGTCTCCAGGATGCATATAAATACAGTCAACTTTTCCACTACCATCATCAACAACAAATGTAGTTTCTTGGTCTGTAGACTTCGTTTCTTTTATACGTCCAACTATCTTTATAATCTCTAACTGATATCCAAAGACATTTAAAAAGCTTCCCCCGCTTTTCCACGCATTATGTATCATACCTATAATTTTCATATAATCACCTGGATCATTACATACTTATTTTCAGGGGCATGAAGGTTTTtttttgaacattttcacttttatttttactTGATACATCGTCGGTGATGAAATTGGATACGTCCTCATCTAAAAATCCTCCTTCGacattatcatcatctacacatttaatGTTAACGGTGGCACTAAGTTGTAACAGCAGCATTTATGAGTAGCAAACTACATTATTAACAAACTTACATTGATTAAAATCGCGGAAACCCCAATTTGCTCCAAAAGAATCTTGATTCACTCCTCCAAACATAGCCAATGTTGAAATAATAATTAATCTCAAAGTTACAAGGTGTCATAAGTACTACTTAGTACACACATTATGTAGAGTTTTAATGACGTGTGATTGTCACTCTAATTTTAGAAGAAATAATTAATAATGATGTGACCATTCATCTGCAGCGGTGCCATCCCCATCGGTTGAAAGGtttcttgtactttatCGACCAATTAGGAAATACAGATCATTAAAATGTGGATTTAGTTAGTATTGTGTTTATATATTTCTTTGGAATATGAATCTAACATTGAATGAAGCCGTATATGCTTACAACACCCTAATAAAGCAGGGAAAATGTCTGATTTCAGAATTAACATCTCGAGGTTACTTCATATTTCCGTTGAGAAAATGTTGTTATTTAGGTATTGAAAATGAGGATGTGACAATATTATCGTCTTTCGATTATCAGTACTATTACTATTACTTGTTCCACTATTTCTATAGTTTACATCGCCCATATCAACAAGTAACTATTGAAGGTAGATTTTATTCCATAGGTTCTAAATCTTTCTCTAGGAAATAGGATTGAAGACAAAAGAGGCTCATCTATTATAACATCTAATAAAGATTATTATAAAGTGtttatggatattccaCAAGTAGACGATTTTCACATAGTAATACCACGTGAATGTTGTTTGGTTCCAATTCAAGTGACAATATATCGTGACCCAACGCTGAGTAAATACCAAGATAGTGTTATGGTAAAATTCATGTGGAACATGATAGATTCTAGGTCAATAGACGTAATGTCACAGATTTTATGCAGAGATTATGGTGTACcatttgatgaaaatattactAAGGATATTAGGAGACAAGTTGTGGATGCATTTATTGTTGAATCAGATTTTGCAATACTTGTGGAATATATTATATTTAAGCTTAAAGTTACAACACAATTACATCAAGATTTTATTAAACCAATAGTCATAAATGTAGCAGTATATGAAGATATAAGAATTAGCGAAACAATTTCTTGGAATCTTTTTAATTCTGACTGGGAGATTGTCGAAATTGTCAAAACCATAGTCATTGATAATGATATTGATTGTACATTAACTAACACAATTTTACATCAGTTTAAGAGCCAAATATTATCCCACAAGAGGGTAAGAATGTTAAGttaaattttaaacttttAGGCTATTTTGGAACAATATTCATCGATTTTACTTAGTTATACCGAAGAAAATGGACTTAGAATACCGTTTATTTGTAGagataaggaagaaaaaTGTGATGAGAATAGACcttttataaattttcaAAGGAAGTTTTGTCCACAAGATATCCTTA
This region of Theileria equi strain WA chromosome 1, complete sequence genomic DNA includes:
- a CDS encoding hypothetical protein (encoded by transcript BEWA_017650A) — its product is MFGGVNQDSFGANWGFRDFNQYDDNVEGGFLDEDVSNFITDDVSSKNKSENVQKKTFMPLKISMIHNAWKSGGSFLNVFGYQLEIIKIVGRIKETKSTDQETTFVVDDGSGKVDCIYMHPGDISEWRKRFLSNLDKNKQLVKIYGGFNPIYSTQVPTIIIYSIKELSSPDESKLHDLDVINAILLSDGKHNPDALNILNEMDAVLKQFDIVQPSRADSPNSITSANIVASAMEIIDGKVPANELALTKYISSMLANETRNHNPNGLHISEILKRCKQQHSFQCKIIHLSAQRT